A DNA window from Elephas maximus indicus isolate mEleMax1 chromosome 17, mEleMax1 primary haplotype, whole genome shotgun sequence contains the following coding sequences:
- the LOC126060105 gene encoding WW domain-binding protein 4-like, translated as MADYWKSQPKKFCDYCKCWIADNRPSVEFHERGKTHIENVAKRISEIKQKSLDKAKEEEKASKEFAAMEAAALKAYQEDLKRLGLESDISEPSVSPVASTTPPTSASTQQKEKKKKKKDPSKGTWVEGITSEGYHYYYDLITGASQWEKPEGFQGNLKKTVKPVWVEGVSEDGYTYYYNTETGESKWEKPEDFIPHPGSQLSGKISEKAAGSLEESKPSDSHNDSDEEQKVEGDPATKTQKLTIKFKEKNKSNEGTKPESQKEKSLREKDSSCPKEEKSKAVKKSNPYREWQEIKQEVESPEEVDLELPNADEYISTSVADGGGESKVVFKEKSHFSWSCGRRSGPSLQKEKN; from the coding sequence aTGGCAGACTATTGGAAGTCACAACCAAAGAAATTCTGTGATTACTGCAAGTGCTGGATAGCGGACAATAGACCTAGTGTTGAATTTCATGAAAGAGGAAAGACTCATATAGAAAATGTGGCAAAAAGAATCAGCGAGATTAAACAGAAAAGCCTGGATaaggcaaaggaagaagaaaaggcatcAAAGGAGTTTGCTGCAATGGAGGCAGCTGCCCTGAAAGCATACCAAGAGGATTTGAAAAGACTTGGCTTAGAGTCAGACATTTCAGAACCAAGTGTATCACCAGTAGCCAGTACCACCCCACCCACCTCTGCATcaactcagcagaaagaaaagaagaaaaagaaaaaagatccttCAAAGGGCACATGGGTAGAAGGCATAACCTCTGAGGGTTATCATTACTATTATGATCTTATCACAGGAGCATCTCAGTGGGAGAAACCTGAAGGATTTCAAGGAAACTTAAAAAAGACAGTGAAGCCTGTTTGGGTAGAAGGTGTAAGTGAAGATGGTTATACATATTATTATAATACAGAAACAGGAGAATCCAAATGGGAAAAACCTGAAGATTTTATTCCACACCCTGGCAGTCAGCTTTCTGGTAAGATCAGTGAGAAGGCAGCTGGCAGCCTAGAAGAATCCAAACCATCAGATTCCCATAACGATTCTGATGAAGAGCAGAAAGTAGAAGGAGATCCCGCCACAAAAACACAAAAGCTGACAAtaaagtttaaggaaaaaaataaaagtaatgaaGGAACTAAACCAGaatcacagaaagaaaaaagcctaCGAGAAAAGGATTCATCATGTCCGAAGGAAGAAAAATCCAAAGCtgttaaaaaatcaaacccatataGAGAAtggcaagaaattaaacaagaggTTGAGTCACCTGAGGAAGTAGATTTGGAACTTCCAAATGCTGATGAGTATATATCAACTTCAGTAGCTGATGGTGGTGGAGAATCCAAAgtagtatttaaagaaaaaagtcacTTCTCTTGGAGTTGTGGCAGACGGAGTGGCCCCAGTCTTCAAAaagagaagaattga